In Halorientalis sp. LT38, a genomic segment contains:
- the citZ gene encoding citrate synthase, translated as MSDELKKGLEGVLVAESVLSYIDGDAGELIYRGYSIDDLARDASYEEVLYLLWHGHLPNSEDLASFTEEMSAERELHDDVYDVVRSLAEADENPMAALRTAVSSLSAHDPDAGADPQDREANLRKGRRITAKIPTIIAAFTRIRDGEEPVAPREDLDHAENFLYMLNGEEPDEVLAETFDMALVLHADHGLNASTFSSMVISSTLADLHSAIPGGIGALSGSLHGGANQDVMEALLELDESGKEPVEWAKDKLEAGERVPGFGHRVYNVKDPRARILSDKSKALGEAAGSLKWFEYSTSIEDWMMDEKGLAPNVDFYSASTYYQMGIPVDIYTPIFAMSRVGGWIAHILEQYDDNRLIRPRGRYIGSTGEEFVPVDER; from the coding sequence ATGTCCGACGAGCTCAAAAAAGGGCTTGAGGGTGTCCTGGTCGCCGAGTCGGTACTGAGTTACATCGACGGTGACGCCGGCGAACTCATCTACCGGGGCTACTCCATCGACGATCTGGCACGTGACGCGAGCTACGAGGAAGTGCTGTACCTGCTCTGGCACGGCCACCTCCCGAACAGCGAGGATCTGGCCAGCTTCACCGAGGAGATGAGCGCCGAGCGCGAGCTTCACGACGACGTCTACGACGTGGTGCGCTCGCTGGCCGAGGCCGACGAGAACCCGATGGCCGCGCTGCGGACCGCGGTGTCGAGCCTCTCGGCGCACGACCCCGACGCCGGCGCCGACCCGCAGGACCGCGAGGCGAACCTCCGCAAGGGCCGGCGCATCACAGCGAAAATCCCGACGATCATCGCGGCCTTCACGCGCATCCGCGACGGCGAGGAGCCGGTCGCGCCCCGCGAGGACCTCGATCACGCCGAGAACTTCCTCTACATGCTCAACGGCGAGGAGCCCGACGAGGTGCTCGCCGAGACGTTCGACATGGCGCTGGTGCTCCACGCCGACCACGGCCTGAACGCCTCGACCTTCTCTTCGATGGTTATCTCCTCGACGCTCGCGGACCTGCACTCGGCCATCCCCGGCGGTATCGGCGCGCTCTCGGGCTCGCTCCACGGCGGCGCGAACCAGGACGTCATGGAGGCCCTGCTCGAACTCGACGAGTCCGGCAAGGAGCCGGTCGAGTGGGCCAAGGACAAGCTCGAAGCCGGCGAGCGCGTCCCCGGCTTCGGTCACCGCGTCTACAACGTCAAGGACCCGCGCGCGCGGATCCTCTCCGACAAGTCCAAGGCCCTCGGCGAGGCCGCCGGCTCGCTGAAGTGGTTCGAGTACTCGACCTCCATCGAGGACTGGATGATGGACGAGAAGGGCCTGGCTCCGAACGTCGACTTCTACTCCGCCTCGACGTACTACCAGATGGGCATCCCGGTCGACATCTACACCCCCATCTTCGCGATGAGCCGCGTCGGTGGCTGGATCGCGCACATCCTCGAGCAGTACGACGACAACCGGCTGATCCGCCCGCGCGGACGCTACATCGGGTCGACCGGCGAGGAGTTCGTGCCGGTCGACGAGCGATAG
- a CDS encoding potassium channel family protein produces the protein MAVDDVEYEPVSVVELLAEMKDTAELLIDLSYSAVLLGSDEVAEEVLELEEKMDVLQLRARMSLLMAARNPEDAEALAPVLGVVGAAEKVSDAAGDIAKIVLEDMGLPDAMRAALPEAVETVVRAVVAPDSPFADRSLEAINLETETGVRAIAIRREGEWLFNPDAETTLRSGDVVLFRGSEEGIADVYEDASGREYVPPEPPEPVIDDLERAVDSIVHMKNMSELAVDLAYGAVLFDSDEVAEEVLELEAEVDALQSRFEAWTLRAASRVDDPVDLRGLVQLASATEVISDAALEISEGVLRGLGTHPVVAEAVRESDEVIVRLPVAPDAVLAGTTLGEREVKTETGMRVIAVRRARAESERTGREGGSWVISPGPDTELHPGDVLIAKGTRSGAARLANLAGDDPSADAV, from the coding sequence ATGGCAGTCGACGACGTCGAGTACGAGCCGGTCAGCGTCGTGGAGTTGCTGGCCGAGATGAAGGACACGGCCGAACTGCTGATCGACCTCTCGTACTCGGCGGTCCTGCTCGGCTCCGACGAGGTGGCCGAGGAGGTCCTGGAACTGGAGGAGAAGATGGACGTCCTCCAGCTCCGCGCGCGGATGAGCCTCCTGATGGCCGCCCGCAACCCCGAAGACGCCGAGGCGCTGGCCCCCGTACTGGGCGTCGTCGGCGCCGCAGAGAAGGTCAGCGACGCCGCCGGCGACATCGCCAAGATCGTGCTCGAGGACATGGGGCTGCCCGACGCGATGCGAGCCGCCCTCCCCGAGGCCGTCGAGACCGTCGTCCGGGCCGTCGTCGCCCCGGACTCGCCCTTCGCCGACCGGTCCCTCGAAGCCATCAACCTCGAGACCGAGACGGGCGTGCGCGCGATCGCCATCCGCCGCGAGGGCGAGTGGCTGTTCAATCCCGACGCCGAAACCACGCTCCGATCCGGCGACGTGGTCCTCTTCCGCGGCTCGGAGGAGGGCATCGCCGACGTCTACGAGGACGCGAGCGGCCGCGAGTACGTCCCGCCAGAACCCCCGGAACCGGTGATCGACGACCTCGAACGCGCCGTGGACTCCATCGTCCACATGAAGAACATGAGCGAACTCGCCGTCGACCTGGCCTACGGCGCGGTCCTCTTCGACTCCGACGAGGTGGCCGAAGAAGTGCTGGAACTCGAAGCCGAGGTCGACGCGCTCCAGTCGCGCTTCGAGGCCTGGACGCTCCGGGCTGCCAGCCGCGTCGACGACCCCGTCGACCTGCGCGGGCTCGTCCAGCTGGCCAGCGCCACCGAGGTCATCAGCGACGCCGCCCTGGAGATCAGCGAGGGCGTCCTCCGCGGGCTCGGCACCCACCCGGTCGTCGCCGAAGCGGTCAGGGAGTCCGACGAGGTGATCGTTCGGCTGCCCGTCGCCCCCGACGCCGTCCTCGCGGGCACGACGCTCGGCGAGCGTGAAGTCAAGACCGAGACGGGCATGCGGGTCATCGCCGTCCGCCGCGCCCGCGCCGAGAGCGAACGCACCGGCCGCGAGGGCGGCAGCTGGGTCATCTCGCCCGGGCCGGACACGGAACTCCACCCCGGCGACGTGCTGATCGCGAAGGGAACGCGGTCGGGCGCCGCCCGGCTGGCGAACCTGGCCGGCGACGACCCCAGTGCCGACGCGGTCTAG
- a CDS encoding DUF7536 family protein → MTEDGRAADASASGGESRPDRPGGKAALVEALAVRKNARRGFAFGFLFTLAVFAFFVLIPGVTRSPAYYVALAFVLATGIGGLATAALTVVTAYRLTKTL, encoded by the coding sequence GTGACAGAGGACGGGAGAGCGGCCGACGCGAGCGCGAGTGGCGGCGAGTCGAGACCCGACCGCCCCGGCGGCAAGGCGGCGCTGGTCGAGGCGCTCGCGGTCCGGAAGAACGCTCGCCGTGGCTTCGCCTTCGGCTTCCTGTTCACCCTCGCAGTCTTCGCCTTCTTCGTGCTGATCCCCGGCGTGACGCGCTCACCGGCCTACTACGTGGCGCTGGCGTTCGTCCTGGCGACGGGGATCGGGGGGCTGGCGACCGCGGCGCTGACGGTCGTGACGGCCTACCGGCTCACGAAGACGCTCTAG
- a CDS encoding succinylglutamate desuccinylase/aspartoacylase family protein: protein MTSLGTATAAPGEIDTGRLFVGETRDGTEVGLPVAVVNGAESGQTLYVQAASDGDELNGVGVVQRLLPSLDPDEIAGTLLVVGIVNYHGFQVAEHRNPVDDTKMNRTYPGDERGTSSERIAAATFEAATRADLALDLHQGSTSRMIEECRVRCGPRHRLHEECLELAKVFGCGYILDQKGPDGQLARAGPDDGVPTIDPELGGCVGWDDHSIEVGVQGVRNVLDYYGFTDGTHVPEPQTRATGFEQYGAPSGGLVTFHKDLGDRVARDDLLFEVTDVFGQPKDEITADSQGVFWRTRRLPQVATGEYVCSVGTEVDSY, encoded by the coding sequence ATGACCAGCCTCGGCACGGCGACGGCGGCCCCCGGCGAGATCGACACGGGGCGGCTGTTCGTCGGCGAGACCCGCGACGGCACCGAGGTCGGGCTCCCGGTCGCGGTCGTCAACGGTGCCGAAAGCGGGCAGACGCTCTACGTGCAGGCCGCCAGCGACGGCGACGAACTCAACGGCGTCGGCGTCGTCCAGCGCCTGCTCCCCTCGCTCGACCCCGACGAGATCGCGGGCACGCTCCTCGTCGTCGGCATCGTCAACTACCACGGCTTCCAGGTCGCCGAGCACCGCAACCCGGTCGACGACACCAAGATGAACCGGACCTACCCCGGCGACGAACGGGGCACCTCCAGCGAGCGCATCGCCGCCGCCACCTTCGAGGCCGCCACCCGTGCCGACCTCGCGCTCGACCTCCACCAGGGCTCGACCTCCCGGATGATCGAGGAGTGCCGCGTCCGCTGTGGCCCCCGCCACCGCCTCCACGAGGAGTGTCTGGAACTCGCGAAGGTCTTCGGCTGCGGCTACATCTTAGACCAGAAGGGCCCCGACGGCCAGCTCGCCCGCGCCGGCCCCGACGACGGCGTCCCCACCATCGACCCCGAACTCGGCGGCTGCGTCGGCTGGGACGACCACTCCATCGAGGTCGGCGTCCAGGGCGTCCGGAACGTCCTCGACTACTACGGCTTCACCGACGGCACCCACGTCCCCGAACCGCAGACCCGCGCCACCGGCTTCGAGCAGTACGGCGCCCCCTCGGGCGGCCTCGTCACCTTCCACAAAGATCTCGGGGATCGGGTCGCCCGCGACGACCTGCTGTTCGAGGTCACCGACGTCTTCGGCCAGCCCAAAGACGAGATCACCGCCGACTCCCAGGGCGTGTTCTGGCGCACCCGGCGGCTCCCCCAGGTCGCCACCGGCGAGTACGTCTGTTCCGTTGGCACCGAAGTAGATAGCTACTGA
- a CDS encoding mechanosensitive ion channel family protein: MALPGALELLLTRLGRFVVPAAVFVVAAFAFYFPARYVSMAVARRVTALANVDQAVELPALKVLHATIGVLAILVGASVSGVARFLAATAAITAGLTIALGFAARDVLGNVVSGVFIVLDPTFDIGDWIRWGDQEGVIEDISFRTTRVHTFDNELVAVPNSELTTNPVVNPGAKEFLRLCVTFEVDVENDLAAVTDLLIAAARDHPDVLDRPAATVRLREITETSAFLDVRFWVRSPEKIDVVRIRSEFTRTAKERFSAAGHDWPAADLSGEVGIRQVDEGEGSGPVVPDTDRRDGDDQ; the protein is encoded by the coding sequence ATGGCCCTGCCCGGCGCCCTCGAACTCCTGCTCACCCGCCTCGGCCGGTTCGTCGTCCCCGCAGCCGTGTTCGTCGTCGCCGCCTTCGCCTTCTACTTCCCGGCCCGGTACGTCTCGATGGCCGTCGCTCGCCGCGTGACGGCCCTCGCGAACGTGGATCAGGCGGTCGAACTCCCCGCGCTGAAGGTCCTCCACGCGACAATCGGCGTCCTCGCCATCCTCGTCGGCGCCTCGGTCTCCGGCGTCGCCCGCTTTCTCGCCGCGACGGCCGCCATCACCGCCGGCCTCACCATCGCGCTGGGCTTCGCCGCCCGCGACGTGCTGGGCAACGTCGTCTCCGGCGTGTTCATCGTCCTCGACCCCACCTTCGACATCGGCGACTGGATCCGCTGGGGCGACCAGGAGGGCGTCATCGAGGACATCAGCTTCCGCACCACCCGCGTCCACACTTTCGACAACGAACTCGTCGCCGTCCCCAACTCCGAGCTGACGACCAACCCCGTCGTCAACCCCGGCGCGAAGGAGTTCCTCCGGCTCTGCGTCACCTTCGAGGTCGACGTCGAGAACGACCTCGCCGCCGTGACCGACCTCCTGATCGCCGCCGCCCGGGACCACCCCGACGTGCTCGACCGCCCGGCGGCCACCGTCCGCCTGCGGGAGATCACGGAGACCTCGGCCTTCCTCGACGTCCGGTTCTGGGTCCGCAGCCCCGAGAAGATCGACGTCGTCCGCATCCGCTCCGAGTTCACCAGGACGGCGAAGGAGCGGTTCAGCGCCGCCGGCCACGACTGGCCCGCCGCCGACCTCTCCGGCGAGGTCGGGATTCGGCAGGTGGACGAGGGGGAGGGATCTGGCCCCGTCGTTCCCGATACGGACCGGCGAGACGGAGACGACCAGTGA
- a CDS encoding tRNA(Ile)(2)-agmatinylcytidine synthase has protein sequence MTIVGLDDTDSRTRGMCSTYAAARLADRVRDVGGRVERLLLVRLNPAVEHKTRGNAALAVHCDLPVDQAFELATELVDEVAETADDRTNPGVVATGDDLGARPEWLAALPRRAIREILDPEIDVRAPLVDGGYRHRGWGNGRGLVGASAAAGAWAGLGELESGPVASPVDWTYERLTYRERDRWGSDREVDRDAVFEVANEYYPRIWDTVDRGEGEAVCVPNTPGPVLYGIRGDDRAAVEAAAEAIESEPVARAVTFVTNQGTDQHLQTVEPGEIEANRAVRVTGEVIEDPETREGGHVFATLGFPDGEEGSLPCVAFEPTKRFRDRVRALRAGDRVTACGEVSDGTLKLEKFAVRDLRRTEPATPECPDCGRRMESAGADAGYRCRDCRTSADGKVERPIERDLEAGWYEVPPCARRHIAKPLVRGGFDAATHPER, from the coding sequence GTGACCATCGTCGGTCTCGACGACACGGACTCCCGAACGCGGGGGATGTGTTCGACCTACGCCGCCGCGCGACTGGCCGACCGGGTACGCGACGTGGGCGGGCGCGTCGAGCGACTGCTCCTGGTCCGCCTCAATCCCGCCGTCGAGCACAAGACCCGCGGCAACGCCGCCCTCGCGGTCCACTGCGACCTCCCGGTCGATCAGGCCTTCGAGCTGGCGACCGAACTGGTCGACGAGGTCGCCGAGACCGCCGACGACCGGACCAATCCAGGCGTGGTCGCGACGGGCGACGACCTGGGCGCTCGCCCCGAGTGGCTCGCAGCCCTCCCCAGAAGGGCGATTCGCGAGATCCTCGACCCCGAAATCGACGTCCGCGCGCCCCTCGTCGACGGCGGGTATCGACATCGGGGCTGGGGGAACGGCCGGGGTCTGGTCGGCGCGAGCGCGGCCGCCGGCGCTTGGGCGGGCCTTGGCGAGCTGGAGAGTGGCCCCGTGGCCTCGCCCGTCGACTGGACCTACGAGCGGCTGACCTACCGCGAGCGCGACCGCTGGGGGAGCGACCGCGAGGTGGACCGCGACGCGGTCTTCGAGGTCGCCAACGAGTACTACCCGCGGATCTGGGACACCGTCGACCGCGGTGAGGGCGAGGCGGTCTGCGTCCCGAACACGCCCGGACCCGTCCTGTACGGCATCCGGGGCGACGACCGCGCGGCCGTCGAGGCGGCCGCCGAGGCCATCGAGAGCGAGCCCGTCGCCCGGGCGGTGACGTTCGTCACCAACCAGGGGACCGACCAGCACCTCCAAACTGTCGAACCAGGAGAGATCGAAGCGAACCGGGCCGTCCGCGTCACCGGCGAGGTGATCGAGGATCCCGAGACGAGGGAGGGCGGCCACGTATTCGCGACGCTGGGGTTTCCGGACGGTGAGGAGGGTTCGCTGCCGTGCGTCGCGTTCGAGCCGACGAAGCGGTTCCGCGATCGCGTGCGCGCCCTCCGAGCCGGCGATCGGGTGACCGCCTGCGGCGAGGTGAGCGACGGCACGCTGAAGCTGGAGAAGTTCGCGGTCAGGGACCTGCGACGGACCGAACCGGCCACGCCAGAGTGTCCCGATTGCGGGCGGCGGATGGAGAGCGCCGGCGCGGACGCTGGCTACCGCTGTCGGGACTGCAGGACGAGCGCCGACGGGAAAGTCGAGCGACCGATCGAACGGGACCTCGAGGCGGGGTGGTACGAGGTCCCTCCTTGCGCGCGGCGGCACATCGCCAAACCGTTAGTTCGGGGCGGGTTCGACGCGGCGACGCACCCGGAGCGGTGA
- a CDS encoding transcriptional regulator: MSRSALVGNVTAMLRDAGFLVSDRCAIRPKSFDVAARRGADTVLVKILGNIDAFDGKTGAEMRRLGEYLQATPIVIGLRTRDEDLKPGVVYFRHGVPVLSPDTAMDLFVEEVPPLIYAAPGGLYVNIDSEVLADAREDRDWSLGRLAQELGVSRRTVSKYEDGMDASVDVATQLEELFEAPLTAPVDVIDGAEEVRDGEPTPDDPAVDPDDEPVVAVLTRVGYDVHPTDRAPFKTISEDERREQRMLTGHSEFTETAEKRARIMSSVGRVTRTTSIYVVDRAHQASVDGTALIEREEIENIRDVEDLKDLIKERADEQEHPA; this comes from the coding sequence ATGTCACGATCCGCACTGGTCGGCAACGTCACCGCAATGTTGCGGGACGCGGGGTTTCTCGTGAGCGACCGGTGTGCGATCCGGCCCAAGAGCTTCGACGTCGCGGCCCGCCGCGGTGCGGACACGGTGCTGGTGAAGATCCTCGGCAACATCGACGCCTTCGACGGCAAGACCGGCGCGGAGATGCGCCGCCTCGGCGAGTACCTGCAGGCGACGCCCATCGTCATCGGGTTGCGCACCCGCGACGAGGACCTCAAGCCCGGCGTCGTCTACTTCCGCCACGGCGTCCCGGTGCTCTCGCCCGACACGGCGATGGACCTGTTCGTCGAGGAGGTGCCGCCGCTGATCTACGCCGCGCCCGGCGGCCTGTACGTCAACATCGACAGCGAGGTGCTGGCCGACGCCCGCGAGGACCGCGACTGGTCGCTGGGCCGTCTGGCCCAGGAACTGGGCGTCTCCCGCCGGACCGTCTCGAAGTACGAGGACGGCATGGACGCCTCCGTGGACGTGGCCACCCAGCTCGAGGAGCTGTTCGAGGCGCCCCTGACCGCACCCGTCGACGTCATCGACGGCGCGGAAGAGGTCCGCGACGGCGAACCCACGCCAGACGACCCCGCGGTCGACCCCGACGACGAACCGGTCGTCGCCGTGCTCACCCGCGTCGGCTACGACGTGCACCCGACCGACCGCGCCCCGTTCAAGACGATCAGCGAGGACGAACGCCGCGAACAGCGCATGCTCACCGGGCACAGCGAGTTCACCGAGACCGCGGAGAAACGCGCCCGGATCATGTCCTCCGTCGGCCGGGTCACGCGAACGACCTCCATCTACGTCGTCGACCGCGCCCACCAGGCCTCGGTCGACGGCACCGCGCTCATCGAGCGCGAGGAGATCGAGAACATCCGGGACGTGGAAGACCTGAAGGACCTGATCAAGGAACGGGCCGACGAGCAGGAACACCCGGCCTGA
- a CDS encoding glutathione S-transferase N-terminal domain-containing protein, producing the protein MANLELYELEGCPYCAKVIKKLDALGLEYESHMVPRSHSERTEVEEVSGQTGVPVLVDHDNGVEGMPESDDIVEYLEETYA; encoded by the coding sequence ATGGCAAACCTGGAACTGTACGAACTGGAGGGCTGTCCGTACTGTGCGAAAGTGATCAAGAAACTGGACGCGCTCGGCCTCGAGTACGAGTCCCACATGGTCCCCCGGAGCCACAGCGAGCGGACCGAAGTCGAGGAAGTCAGTGGCCAGACGGGCGTGCCGGTGCTCGTCGACCACGACAACGGCGTCGAGGGGATGCCCGAGTCCGACGACATCGTCGAGTACCTCGAAGAGACCTACGCCTGA